GAGATAGAGAGAGTAAAAAGTAGGGGAAGATTTACAGTTACAATGGAGAATGAACTGGATAACCTATTGATTTACTATAAATTAAGAGGAGAAAATATATTAAATATTTTAAAAAAATATAGAGATATAGAGATAAAGGATAAGAGAGAGAGTAAAAGAATTTTAGAGGAGATTAGAGAGAGAATATGAGAGAGAATAATGAATTTGAA
Above is a genomic segment from Candidatus Fusobacterium pullicola containing:
- a CDS encoding spore photoproduct lyase; translation: EIERVKSRGRFTVTMENELDNLLIYYKLRGENILNILKKYRDIEIKDKRESKRILEEIRERI